TGCCGGGCGGTGGCCGCCTGTCGATCGTCGTCGCGCATGAGTCCATCGGTTCGGGCGATCCGTTTCTGAACGAAGGCTCCTATGTGCGCGTTGCCGTGACCGACAGCGGGGCAGGCATGGATGCGGCGACGCTCGCCCGCGCCGTGGAGCCCTTCTACTCGACCAAGGGCGTGGGCAAGGGCACAGGTCTTGGCCTCTCGATGGTCCACGGGCTGGCGGCGCAGTCGGGGGGGCAGCTGACGCTGTACAGCGAGCCGGGCGAAGGCACGACCGCGGAAATATGGCTTCCCGCGGCGACGAGCGCCGCGGTCACGCACAAGCCCCGCTTCGATCCGGCGATGGTCGAGGCGCCGCCGATGCGGATATTGCTTGTCGACGACGAGGATTCCGTCCGCGCGAGCACCGCCGCAATGCTCGAAGACATGGGGCATCGTGTCATTCCGGCCGACAACGGCCAGGCGGCCCTGCGCGCCATCCGGTCGCAGCCGTTCGATATCGTCGTGACCGATTATCTGATGCCCGGGATGAGCGGGCTCGAACTCGCCGCGGAAGCCCGCAAGGTTCGCGCCGATATGCCGATTTTGATGATCACCGGATTTGCCGATCTCGCTGCCGATACCGCGACCCATGTCATCCGGTTATCCAAGCCCTTCCGCGCCGCCGAGCTGGCGCGCGCCATTCGCGACGTGGCGCTGGTGAACAGCTGCCCGTCTTAGCAGCGCCGCTTCGGTCGCGGTTCTTGCGTCAGCCGGCGAAGTGAGGGAGATGCGCCCGCTATCATGCCTCCGCACAGAGTTCGCGTCCGTGTCTTCCCCGCACCATTATAGCGATGCCGGGGCCGGCCACAGGGCTGCGAGCGCCGATGCGAAGCGTTCGAGGGTGAAAGGCTTGGCGATAAGCTCCGCACCCGCCAGCGCCGGATCGTCGATGGCGGTCAGCGACCCTGTCGTCACGAGGAACGGGACGTCGGCGGCCCGCAGCGCCTCGGCGACCGGGCCGCTGGTCTCGCCGTTCGCAAGATGCACATCGACGATCGCGGCATCGAGATCGCGGCTCGCGATCTGATCGAGCGCGGCGGGGACCGATTCCGCCACGGCGGCGACCCTGTAATCGAGGGCGTCGAGATAACCCTCCAGCATCAGCGCCACGAAGGGGTCATCCTCGACGATGAGAATTGCCTTGTTCATGTCGGCCGCCTTGCCCGATCCGGCCGCCGGCGCCTGTGCGGGCGATCACCCGCGCAGGTTTTTGGCCGGGATCCGCTTCCGGGCCGCCGGCGCGAGGGCTTCATACGCCCGCTTGTGCAGCGAGCCATTGCGTATCGGATCGTACGGGCGTTCAACGCGAAGAGTGCGGCGCCGGCTGTTCGCCTGCCGCCTTCCCGTCAGGGGTGAAGATGATGGAGGTACCCCGCGCTTCGTCCAGCGGTCGGACGCCGCATTTACGTTCGCGATAGGCCGCGCGCGCGGTTCCATGTGCGCTGCCAGTCCGCGTGAGGTGGCGATGCGCGTTATGGCTTTCGGTCGCGGCTGCCGCGAGCCGCGTCGCCACATCGAACACCGCGTGGTTGATCGGGGGAAACGCACCGCACTCGCGGTCGACAACAGCCTTCGCGTTACGCCACATCCCCTGGATCGAGCCCGCGAGAGGCGGCTGGAGCCGGGCCGGATATTGAGCGTCGGTCATGGTCGCGTCGGTCATGGCTGCTCCGATCATCGAGGCTTTGGACGTGAATGCCGGTCGAAATCGGCAGGCGCTTCCGACCTTGCCTGTTCAACCGCAGGCCAGCTGAAATGTTCCGAGGCGCGACGGTATTTCGGCGGCAATTACCGTGCCGGCGTGTCGTGTCCGCCTCTTGGCGCTGTCGCAAATGGAGCGTGCCGGCGCTTGGGAATGCCATGCCCCCTCAGAGCGTCGAAGCGCGTCCACGGCCAGCTGCGAATGTTCGGATGGCCCGGGCGGAAGGCTCCTTTGACGGTCAGGGCAGCGCGTAGGCAATCACCTCGTCGCCGATCGGCGTTTCCATGAAATGATGGCCCCCGGCATAGATGACGACATATTGCTTGCCGTTCATCTCGTAGGTCATCGGCGTCGCCTGCCCGCCCGCGGGGAGGGTGTCGGACCAGAGCGTCTTGCCGGTCTCGAGGTCGATCGCGCGGATCAGATTGTCGGTCGCGGCGGCGATGAAGATGAGCCCGCTCGCGGTGACGACCGCGCCGCCATTATTGGGCGTGCCGATCGTGAGCGGCAGCATCGAGGGTATGCCGAAGGGCCCATTGGTGCGCGCGGTTCCGAACGGCCGGTCCCAGATCGTCTTGCCGGTGGCGATATCGATCGCACGAATCCCGC
This genomic interval from Sphingopyxis chilensis contains the following:
- a CDS encoding response regulator — protein: MNKAILIVEDDPFVALMLEGYLDALDYRVAAVAESVPAALDQIASRDLDAAIVDVHLANGETSGPVAEALRAADVPFLVTTGSLTAIDDPALAGAELIAKPFTLERFASALAALWPAPASL